A genomic segment from Candidatus Hinthialibacter antarcticus encodes:
- a CDS encoding alpha-L-fucosidase produces MRRIIFSLFVIILPLFTATALEPEVESRNKAEREEWFMDAGLGLFIHWSLDSQIGSVISHSMVGASEEYLNRYINELPQSFNPTKFDAEEWAILAKLAGFQYVMFTTKHHSGFCMFDTKTTPFNIMNTPYGDDVTADIVKAFRKHGIAVGFYYSPDDFYFLHQQGTPISRRRPGVAPHENPDLLKYDQAQLRELLTNYGPIDLLFLDGPVLGLTDLCWDLQPDTIITRGAMQTPEQHIPKQPIPGPWEACLTMGTQWQYKPTNEEYKSGTLSIEILIETRAKGGNLLYNIGPKPNGEIPEEQEALMRELALWNFVNEEAVFNIRPWVVTNEGDIWFTKKKDEDTVYAIVTKTPWKYGEKKTFSLKSVKATDETVVSVLGQNSEVLEYQPDVIPKTEWSQDEDGLHISAYRAQRLYNDKKWPNPVVLKITNAEAVE; encoded by the coding sequence ATGCGGCGCATAATTTTTAGCTTATTTGTAATCATTCTGCCTCTATTTACTGCTACAGCGTTAGAACCTGAGGTTGAATCGAGAAACAAAGCGGAACGCGAAGAATGGTTTATGGACGCGGGGCTTGGCCTATTCATCCATTGGAGTCTGGACAGCCAGATTGGCTCCGTCATCAGTCATTCGATGGTTGGCGCGTCTGAAGAATACCTGAACCGCTACATCAACGAATTGCCTCAATCGTTTAATCCCACAAAATTCGATGCCGAAGAATGGGCGATTCTCGCCAAACTGGCGGGATTTCAATATGTCATGTTCACAACCAAGCATCACTCAGGGTTTTGTATGTTTGACACCAAAACAACGCCATTCAATATTATGAACACGCCCTACGGAGACGATGTCACCGCCGATATCGTCAAAGCGTTTCGCAAACACGGCATCGCTGTCGGTTTTTATTATTCGCCGGATGATTTCTACTTCCTGCATCAACAGGGGACGCCGATTTCACGGCGCCGCCCAGGCGTTGCCCCGCACGAAAACCCTGATTTGTTGAAGTATGACCAGGCGCAGCTGCGTGAACTACTCACGAATTACGGCCCGATTGATCTGCTGTTTCTTGACGGCCCCGTTTTAGGCCTAACCGACCTGTGTTGGGACCTGCAGCCCGATACGATTATCACACGCGGCGCGATGCAAACGCCGGAACAACACATCCCAAAGCAACCCATCCCCGGCCCGTGGGAAGCCTGTCTGACCATGGGCACGCAATGGCAATATAAACCCACCAATGAGGAGTATAAATCCGGGACGCTTTCGATTGAAATTCTGATCGAAACCCGCGCCAAAGGCGGCAACCTGCTCTATAACATCGGCCCCAAACCCAATGGGGAGATTCCAGAAGAACAAGAAGCGCTCATGCGTGAATTGGCTTTATGGAATTTTGTGAATGAAGAAGCGGTGTTTAACATACGCCCCTGGGTGGTCACCAACGAAGGCGATATCTGGTTTACGAAAAAGAAAGATGAAGACACCGTCTACGCCATCGTCACCAAGACGCCCTGGAAATATGGAGAGAAGAAAACATTTTCGCTGAAGTCGGTCAAAGCGACGGACGAGACCGTGGTCAGCGTATTAGGGCAGAATAGCGAAGTGTTAGAATATCAGCCAGACGTGATTCCGAAAACAGAATGGAGCCAGGACGAAGACGGCCTCCACATCAGCGCCTATCGCGCGCAACGCTTATACAACGATAAAAAATGGCCGAACCCGGTTGTGCTTAAAATCACCAATGCTGAAGCGGTGGAGTAG
- a CDS encoding PmeII family type II restriction endonuclease: MDDLHKKIREFISGNIGDFHQRRLLSLEKLKLNDVLKRKNPYLFKAKNILQASDLVRTILDARLSSQEETIFGEFLEQLAIFVSETSGGRKSSSQGIDLEMDRDGKRYVVSIKSGPNWGNSGQIRNMIDDFEHAKKIYHTNNPQQEIVAINGCCYGRSHPGYRKGGYFKFCGQAFWEFISGDENLYTKIIEPLGDKAKRRNDQFAKAYAKVINQFTLEFSQEFCTDGVIDWGKLVEFNSSK; encoded by the coding sequence ATGGATGATTTGCATAAAAAAATACGTGAGTTTATATCTGGCAACATCGGCGATTTTCATCAGCGGCGTTTGCTGAGTTTAGAAAAACTAAAATTAAATGACGTATTAAAACGCAAAAATCCCTACCTGTTTAAAGCAAAAAACATCCTCCAAGCCAGTGACCTTGTCCGTACCATTCTTGATGCGCGGTTGTCGTCGCAAGAAGAAACCATCTTTGGAGAATTTCTTGAACAACTTGCGATTTTCGTTAGTGAAACAAGCGGTGGTCGAAAATCAAGCAGTCAGGGAATTGACCTCGAAATGGACCGCGACGGCAAACGCTATGTGGTTTCAATCAAGTCAGGCCCAAATTGGGGGAACAGCGGGCAAATTCGAAATATGATTGATGATTTTGAACACGCCAAAAAAATATATCATACCAATAATCCCCAGCAAGAAATTGTTGCCATCAATGGCTGTTGTTATGGCCGTTCTCATCCTGGATATAGAAAAGGCGGTTACTTCAAGTTCTGCGGGCAAGCCTTCTGGGAATTCATCTCCGGCGACGAAAATCTCTACACGAAAATCATCGAGCCCTTGGGCGATAAAGCGAAGCGCCGCAACGATCAATTTGCAAAAGCTTATGCAAAAGTTATAAACCAGTTTACCTTAGAGTTCTCACAAGAGTTTTGCACTGATGGAGTGATTGATTGGGGCAAATTAGTTGAGTTTAATTCATCAAAATGA
- a CDS encoding site-specific DNA-methyltransferase, which produces MDLDIQLYHGDCKDKLNKLDDESIDLIFTSPPYADARKATYGGIPPNQYKDWFMPIADELFRVLKPDGTFVLNIKERVSNGERHTYVIEIILEMRKRGWLWTEEFVWHKKNCYPGKWPNRFRDSWERLIQFNKSKKFNMYQEKVMVPIGDWSKTRLKNLSETDKTRDESKVESGFGKNISNWVNRDRVYPTNVLHLATECANKNHSATFPETLPEFFVELFTQEDDWVLDPFMGSGTTLRVANRLQRNSVGIEIRDDYFSMVKKSIKRNGQLTLI; this is translated from the coding sequence ATGGACTTGGATATTCAGTTATATCATGGCGACTGCAAGGATAAACTGAACAAACTTGACGATGAATCAATTGATCTGATATTTACCTCCCCACCTTACGCTGATGCGCGTAAAGCCACATACGGCGGTATTCCTCCAAATCAATACAAAGACTGGTTTATGCCCATTGCGGATGAGTTGTTCCGTGTGTTGAAACCCGACGGTACCTTTGTGCTCAACATCAAAGAGCGGGTCTCGAATGGAGAACGACACACCTATGTGATTGAAATAATTTTAGAGATGCGCAAGCGCGGCTGGCTCTGGACGGAAGAGTTTGTCTGGCACAAAAAAAACTGCTATCCAGGAAAATGGCCGAACCGTTTTCGCGATTCTTGGGAGAGACTGATTCAGTTTAATAAGTCAAAGAAATTTAATATGTATCAAGAAAAGGTAATGGTTCCAATTGGAGATTGGTCAAAAACACGCTTGAAAAATTTGAGCGAAACAGACAAAACCCGCGATGAGTCAAAAGTCGAAAGCGGGTTCGGTAAGAACATCTCCAATTGGGTGAACCGCGACCGCGTTTACCCCACCAATGTGCTTCACCTGGCGACGGAGTGCGCTAATAAAAACCATAGCGCAACTTTCCCCGAAACATTGCCTGAATTTTTTGTTGAATTATTCACGCAAGAAGATGACTGGGTTTTAGACCCTTTTATGGGTTCGGGCACTACATTACGAGTCGCAAACCGCCTTCAGCGCAATTCTGTTGGCATCGAGATTCGCGATGATTATTTTTCAATGGTTAAGAAATCCATCAAACGCAACGGTCAACTTACGCTGATTTAA
- the ricT gene encoding regulatory iron-sulfur-containing complex subunit RicT produces MHVVDVKIRDQRVIARFRDDNNIPELKPRTFCLVECEGDKELAKIKTAPYLWEEELPPEEEVFYVSPAAADDFDVVKHNRELEREAYQFGLDRVRERDMDMALAAVERTFDCKKLRFYFTAEQRIDFRDLVKDLAAQFRTRIEMRQIGVRDRAKKIGGFGICGQELCCSRFLRKFEPITIRMAKEQNLALNPSKISGLCGRLMCCLSYETNDYVSARREFPKPGVKVSTPYGAGMTGHLNYVRNTINVQLEDGKVMPFRLDEIEIIARKN; encoded by the coding sequence ATGCATGTAGTTGACGTCAAAATACGCGACCAGCGCGTGATAGCGCGTTTTCGCGATGACAATAATATTCCTGAGTTAAAGCCGCGCACATTTTGTTTGGTCGAGTGTGAAGGCGACAAAGAACTCGCAAAAATCAAAACCGCCCCCTATCTTTGGGAAGAAGAACTGCCGCCCGAAGAAGAGGTTTTTTATGTCTCGCCCGCAGCCGCCGACGATTTTGACGTGGTGAAACATAACCGCGAACTCGAACGCGAAGCCTATCAATTTGGCTTAGACCGCGTTCGCGAACGCGATATGGACATGGCGCTGGCGGCGGTCGAACGCACCTTTGATTGTAAGAAACTGCGCTTTTATTTTACGGCGGAACAGCGCATTGATTTTCGCGACCTGGTCAAAGATTTGGCCGCCCAGTTTCGCACCCGCATCGAGATGCGCCAGATTGGCGTCCGCGACCGCGCCAAAAAAATCGGCGGCTTCGGCATCTGCGGTCAGGAACTCTGCTGTTCACGGTTCTTGCGCAAATTTGAACCAATTACCATCCGCATGGCCAAAGAGCAGAACCTGGCGTTGAACCCCAGCAAAATTTCCGGCTTATGCGGCCGCCTGATGTGTTGCCTTTCGTATGAGACCAATGATTACGTTTCCGCCCGCCGCGAGTTTCCCAAACCCGGCGTGAAGGTTTCGACTCCCTACGGCGCAGGCATGACCGGACACTTAAACTATGTCCGCAATACCATCAACGTCCAACTTGAAGATGGAAAGGTCATGCCCTTCCGCCTCGACGAAATCGAAATCATCGCAAGAAAAAATTAG
- the rimO gene encoding 30S ribosomal protein S12 methylthiotransferase RimO → MVSYQSNQSASPSAAPEGRVLKYHLTSLGCPKNLVESEQMMAELAISGMVLVHDPEDADLLIVNTCGFINPAKEESIEVILDLAESKQRNPGQRLMVVGCMVQRYREDMQKDIPEVDAFVGVEDREAFLTQAWQALGSKPINDLPPHLPYQPRLLTTPPHMAYLRISDGCFHTCSFCAIPKMRGTLVSRSIEENVAEAKALAAGGAKELVLISQDTTSYGIDLYKRPAITELLAELEKIEGVEWIRLMYLYPHLVDRRLVSYFAQSEKLVSYIDMPIQHAHPDMLDAMKRGSTDVHIRKAVENLRNVRPDLTARTTAIVGFPGEKAHHFDYLMQMLDECDFDRIGVFPYSDEDGTPAADMTEKVSQRIIDKRCQKVIDWASERQRKKNERFLGESLKVLIDSKDVEGEGYWGRYYGQAPDVDGQVFVRAQDLTVGEFASVRIHEADEDNLYGCLSTEVIPNQP, encoded by the coding sequence ATGGTTTCGTATCAATCGAACCAATCGGCGTCCCCCTCAGCCGCTCCCGAAGGGCGCGTGTTGAAATATCATCTCACTTCGCTGGGATGCCCCAAAAATCTGGTCGAAAGCGAACAGATGATGGCTGAACTGGCCATCTCCGGCATGGTGTTGGTGCATGATCCCGAAGACGCCGATCTGCTGATCGTCAACACCTGCGGGTTTATCAACCCCGCCAAAGAAGAAAGCATCGAGGTCATTTTAGACTTAGCGGAAAGCAAACAGCGCAACCCCGGCCAGCGCCTGATGGTGGTGGGCTGTATGGTGCAGCGCTACCGCGAAGATATGCAGAAGGACATTCCCGAAGTCGATGCTTTTGTCGGCGTCGAAGACCGCGAGGCGTTTCTCACCCAAGCGTGGCAAGCGCTGGGCAGCAAGCCCATCAACGATCTACCGCCGCATTTGCCCTACCAGCCGCGTTTGTTGACCACCCCGCCCCACATGGCGTATCTGCGCATCTCGGACGGGTGTTTTCATACATGCAGTTTTTGCGCGATCCCCAAAATGCGGGGAACGCTGGTTTCGCGTTCGATTGAAGAGAACGTCGCCGAAGCCAAAGCGCTGGCGGCGGGCGGCGCCAAAGAGTTGGTGTTGATTTCACAAGACACCACCTCCTACGGCATCGACTTATACAAACGCCCCGCCATCACCGAACTGCTGGCTGAACTCGAAAAAATCGAAGGCGTCGAGTGGATCCGGCTGATGTATTTGTATCCACACCTGGTTGACCGCCGACTGGTCAGTTATTTCGCCCAAAGCGAGAAACTGGTTTCCTATATCGATATGCCGATTCAACACGCCCACCCGGACATGCTCGACGCAATGAAGCGCGGCTCGACCGACGTGCATATTCGCAAGGCCGTCGAAAATTTGCGCAACGTGCGTCCTGATTTGACCGCCCGCACCACGGCGATTGTCGGCTTCCCGGGAGAAAAAGCCCATCATTTTGACTATTTAATGCAAATGCTGGACGAATGCGACTTTGACCGCATCGGGGTCTTCCCTTACTCAGATGAAGACGGCACCCCGGCGGCGGATATGACCGAGAAAGTCTCGCAGCGCATCATCGACAAGCGCTGTCAAAAAGTGATCGACTGGGCCAGCGAGCGCCAGCGCAAGAAGAACGAACGCTTTCTGGGCGAATCGCTCAAGGTGTTGATCGACTCGAAAGACGTTGAGGGCGAAGGCTACTGGGGGCGCTATTACGGCCAGGCGCCGGACGTAGACGGACAAGTATTCGTTCGCGCACAAGACCTCACCGTCGGCGAATTTGCTTCAGTACGAATCCATGAGGCGGATGAAGACAATTTGTATGGATGCCTCAGCACGGAAGTTATACCCAATCAACCATGA
- a CDS encoding phosphatidylglycerophosphatase A produces MPQHGSYTQSTMKSARIKRPPDLSNATFTQRFAYFFASTFYTGSLPASGTWGALVAWALHVFLFPDAFTLENAWLGATIFLVVTAFGFWCSDVVEKMTGDKDDSRVTIDEVAGYYMAVLFVPAGLEYTIPAFCLARFFDIIKPPPANQLQNLRGGAGIMVDDLIASVYALICIHIYVAMGWGEAVRSILTPVSY; encoded by the coding sequence ATGCCTCAGCACGGAAGTTATACCCAATCAACCATGAAATCAGCCCGAATTAAACGACCGCCTGACTTATCGAACGCGACCTTCACGCAACGGTTCGCGTATTTTTTCGCATCGACCTTCTACACCGGCAGCCTGCCCGCGTCTGGAACCTGGGGCGCATTGGTGGCTTGGGCGCTGCATGTGTTTTTGTTCCCCGATGCGTTTACGCTCGAGAACGCCTGGCTGGGCGCGACCATTTTTCTCGTCGTGACTGCGTTTGGCTTCTGGTGTTCGGACGTCGTCGAAAAAATGACCGGCGACAAAGATGACTCGCGGGTGACCATCGACGAAGTCGCGGGCTATTACATGGCGGTGCTGTTCGTCCCGGCGGGGTTGGAATACACCATCCCGGCGTTTTGTCTGGCGCGGTTTTTTGACATCATCAAACCGCCGCCCGCCAACCAGTTACAGAACCTGCGCGGCGGCGCCGGGATCATGGTCGACGACCTCATCGCCAGCGTGTACGCCTTGATCTGCATCCATATCTATGTCGCAATGGGCTGGGGAGAGGCGGTCAGGAGCATCTTGACGCCTGTTTCGTACTAG
- a CDS encoding nucleotidyl transferase AbiEii/AbiGii toxin family protein, which produces MDKVAMLKDNERKEIFESSASIRGWNPAIIEKDFWVCWTLQKLFSSSLLGNNIVFKGGTSLSKVYHLIERFSEDIDLVLNWKLLGYDDENNDPWSDQPSNTQQNRFNQEVNQKAQNYLIGTFEPHLKERMASVPSVNASVSTEDELVINVEYPAAFDLKALRPEIKLEIGPLASWVPTENHKIQPYSAEDYPRVFENPQCSVKVIKAERSFWEKATILHQQAHRTDIMPQHFSRHYYDMYCLAKSPVKKDALNDLKLLSDVVRFKSKFYYVAWAKYEDAKVGTFKLTPTNQGKIELRSDYKKMMPMFFGDSPSWEEIMEEIQRLEEDINNLNGE; this is translated from the coding sequence ATGGATAAGGTCGCCATGCTAAAAGACAATGAACGAAAGGAAATTTTTGAGTCATCGGCATCTATTCGAGGTTGGAATCCTGCCATTATTGAAAAGGATTTTTGGGTGTGCTGGACATTGCAAAAGTTATTTTCTTCGTCATTACTTGGCAATAATATTGTTTTTAAAGGCGGAACATCTCTTTCTAAAGTTTATCATTTGATTGAGCGTTTTTCTGAAGATATTGACCTTGTCTTGAACTGGAAACTATTAGGATATGACGATGAAAACAACGATCCATGGAGCGATCAGCCCTCTAACACACAACAAAACCGTTTTAATCAAGAAGTAAATCAAAAGGCGCAAAATTATCTGATTGGCACGTTTGAACCACACTTGAAGGAAAGAATGGCATCGGTTCCAAGCGTCAATGCGTCTGTATCAACAGAAGATGAATTAGTAATCAATGTCGAATATCCAGCGGCTTTCGATCTTAAAGCACTGCGCCCTGAAATAAAATTGGAGATTGGCCCACTCGCGTCATGGGTTCCTACAGAAAATCATAAAATTCAACCCTATTCAGCAGAAGACTACCCTCGTGTATTTGAAAATCCACAATGCTCAGTAAAAGTGATAAAGGCCGAACGCTCATTTTGGGAAAAGGCGACAATCCTACATCAGCAGGCTCATCGTACCGACATTATGCCGCAACATTTTTCACGACATTACTATGATATGTACTGCTTGGCTAAGAGCCCCGTAAAAAAAGATGCTCTAAACGACCTGAAATTATTATCGGATGTAGTTAGGTTCAAGAGTAAATTCTACTACGTTGCTTGGGCGAAATATGAAGATGCTAAAGTAGGAACTTTCAAATTGACGCCAACCAATCAGGGTAAAATTGAACTCCGTAGCGACTACAAAAAAATGATGCCTATGTTTTTTGGAGATTCGCCATCGTGGGAAGAAATAATGGAAGAAATACAGCGGTTGGAAGAGGATATTAATAATCTTAATGGTGAATAG
- a CDS encoding DUF6088 family protein, giving the protein MQTTEKIILSRVYGNGRGWAFSQIEFVDIAKTATIHWVLHRLVQEGTIRRVLRGIYDYPRYSDLLQKPMPPDIHKVARALERKFGWRIQPGGAVSLNLMGISTQVPSKFVYLSDGPNRKYQVGETTLLFKHQSLKESALNHEISAILVQGLKEIGKNHVNEHVLKQMRNWLPKNKRTLILKDTKGVTGWVYDALKRICREEING; this is encoded by the coding sequence ATGCAAACAACTGAAAAAATAATACTTAGTAGAGTTTACGGTAATGGTAGGGGATGGGCTTTTTCCCAGATTGAATTTGTGGATATTGCTAAGACGGCTACTATCCATTGGGTATTGCATCGTCTTGTCCAGGAAGGAACGATTCGAAGAGTCTTGCGGGGAATTTACGACTATCCAAGATACAGCGATCTGCTTCAAAAACCTATGCCGCCTGATATCCACAAAGTGGCGCGAGCATTAGAACGTAAGTTTGGTTGGCGAATTCAACCCGGTGGTGCTGTATCTTTAAACCTCATGGGAATTTCAACCCAAGTACCAAGTAAATTTGTTTATCTCTCAGATGGACCCAATCGCAAATATCAGGTAGGTGAGACCACGCTTCTGTTTAAACACCAATCTCTTAAAGAGTCCGCTTTAAATCATGAAATTAGCGCCATCCTTGTGCAAGGATTAAAAGAAATAGGAAAGAACCATGTGAATGAACATGTTTTGAAGCAAATGCGAAATTGGTTACCAAAAAATAAACGAACATTGATACTCAAAGATACAAAAGGGGTGACAGGGTGGGTCTATGACGCTCTTAAACGTATCTGTCGGGAGGAAATCAATGGATAA